Genomic DNA from Pseudomonas fitomaticsae:
TGCCTTGGCAACGGTGGCCGAACCTTTACGCAGACCAACGGTAACATCGACACCGGAGTCTTTCAGGTTGCACGCCTGGGCGTGGCCCTGGGAACCGTAACCGATGATGGCAACCTTCTTGCCCTGGATGATCGACAGGTCGCAGTCTTTATCGTAGAAAACTTTCATGAATTTCCCCTTTATATCCAAGCCGTTCAGGCCATTCGCTAATTTGGTTTAGATGCTGAGTACTTTGTCGCCGCGGGCAATACCGGTGACGCCACTGCGGACGGTCTCCAGAATCGATGCGGTGCCGATGGACTGAATGAAGCTGTCGAGCTTGTCGCTGGTACCGGTCAGTTGAACGGTATAAACGCTGGCACTGACGTCGACGATCTGTCCACGGTAAATATCGGTGGTGCGTTTGATCTCGGCGCGCTGGGCGCCAGTGGCCTTGACCTTGACCAGCATCAGTTCACGCTCGATGTGAGCGCTTTCCGACAGGTCCACCAGCTTGACCACTTCGATCAGCTTGTTCAGGTTTTTGGTGATCTGCTCGATGACTTCATCGTGGCCGACCGTGGTCAGCGTCAGACGCGACAGGGTCGGGTCTTCGGTTGGCGCCACGGTCAGGCTTTCGATGTTGTAGTTGCGCTGCGAGAACAGGCCGACTACGCGAGACAAAGCACCGGGTTCGTTTTCCAGAAGCAAGGAAATAATGTGCCGCATGATTAGGTACGCTCCGTCTTGCTCAGCCACATATCGCGCATCGAGCCGTCTTTGATCTGCATCGGATAGACGTGCTCGCTGGTGTCGACCGAAATATCGATCACGACCAGGCGATCCTTCAGGGCGAACGCTTCTGCCATCTTCGACTTCAAATCTTTCGATTCGGTGATGCGCACGCCGACGTGGCCATAGGCTTCAGCCAGCTTGACGAAATCAGGCAAGGATTCCATGTAGGAGTGCGAGTGACGGCTGCCGTAACTCATGTCCTGCCACTGACGAACCATGCCCAGAACACCGTTGTTCAGGATGACGATCTTGACCGGCAAACCGTATTGCAGGCAGGTCGACAGTTCCTGGATGTTCATCTGGATACTGCCTTCACCGGTGACGCACGCAACATCGGTGTCAGGGAAGCTCAGCGCGATACCCATCGCGGCCGGCAGACCAAAGCCCATCGTGCCCAGGCCACCGGAGTTGATCCAGCGGTTCGGCTTGTTGAACTTGTAGTACTGCGCAGCAAACATCTGGTGCTGGCCCACGTCGGAGGTCACAAAGGCGTCGCCCTTGGTCACTTCGCACAGGGTTTCGATAACGGTCTGTGGCTTGATCTTGCTGCCGTCGCCCTTGTCGTAAGGGAACAGGCCGCGATCACCGCGCCACTCATCAACCTGCTTCCACCAGCTGGCAACGGCGTCCTTGTTCGGGGTTTCGCCGATTTCCTTGAGGATCGCGACCATTTCGGTCAGGACGCTCTCCACCGGACCCACGATTGGCACGTCGGCCTTGATGGTCTTGGAAATCGAAGCCGGGTCGATGTCGATGTGAATGATCTTGGCGTTCGGGCAGAACTTCGGCGCGCCGTTGATAACGCGATCGTCGAAACGCGCACCGACTGCCAGGATCACGTCGGCATGGTGCATCGCAAGGTTCGCGGTGTAGCTGCCGTGCATGCCGAGCATGCCGATGAACTGACGGTCAGTGCCAGGGTAGCCACCCAGGCCCATCAAGGTATTGGTAACCGGCAGGTTGAGCATTTGCGCCAGTTCGGTCAGCGGCGCGGAGCCGTTGCCGAGGATCACGCCGCCGCCGGAGTACAGCACGGGACGCTTGGCCGCCAGGAGCATTTCTGCCGCCTTGCGGATTTGCCCGGAGTGACCGCGAACGGCCGGGCTGTAGGAACGCAGTTTGGCTTTCTTCGGGAAGATGTATTCGAACTTCTCGGCCGGGTTGGTCATGTCTTTCGGGATATCGACCACGACCGGGCCCGGACGACCGGATTGCGCCAGGTAGAAGGCTTTCTTCATGACTTCCGGGATTTCCGAAGCGTGCTTGATCATGAAGCTGTGCTTCACGATCGGCCGGGAGATACCGATCATGTCGGTTTCCTGGAACGCGTCGGTGCCGACCATGGTGCTTGGCACCTGACCGGAAATGATCACCATTGGAATCGAGTCCATATAGGCAGTGGCAATACCGGTGATGGCGTTTGTGGCGCCTGGACCGGAAGTCACCAATACCACGCCGGCTTTACCGGTGGCACGGGCGTAGCCGTCAGCCATATGGGTAGCCGCTTGTTCGTGACGAACCAGGATGTGGGTCACTTCCGGTTCTTTGAACAGGGCATCGTAAACATGAAGGAGAGCACCACCCGGGTACCCGTAGATATATTTGACGCCTTCGTCACGCAAAAAGCGGACGAGCATCTCACCGCCAGATAAAAGCTCCACGTTGTTCACCTCTAAAACGCCAGAATACCGTCCACAAAAAAGCGAACGGGTCTTAATAGGTTTACTTCTCGGCAGAGCATGAGCGACGGTGGTCGCCGACTACGTCAGCACTGACTGAGCAAGTATTGGGATCGTCCCAAGTGTTGCGGGCCTTTCCCACCCAGCGCGAGGTAACGCGTTGCGGGTGTAACAGGTCGACGCGGATATGCGCCTCATGATCTGCCGAGAGGGTCTGCTTCTGGCAGTCCCTGTACAGCGGACTTTGGATTCTTCTGTTTCGCCCTCTCCAAGTCAAGCCGTCTATGTGCTTAATTGTGGGTAAGCACATGAGAACGCAAGAAAAAACCTGGAAACCGCTACTCTGTTAGCTTCAATTGCGCAGTTTTGCCAAGGAATCAGCATGCGAACGCTTCTCTTAACTCTGTTAATCGGCGCCAGCCCATGGTGTATGGCCGGTCAGATCTACAAATGGGTCGATGCCCAGGGCGTCACCCATTTCGATCAACAGCCACCACAAGGGCAGTCATCCACCGCCGTGAAGACGCCCTCCTCTCCCGCACCAATACCGGCCGCATTACCTGGCAGCGGCGCGCTGGGCGATCAGAAAGCCATCGATGACAAGGTCAAGAAGCAAGTGGCCGAGCAACAGAATCAGCTCAAGGCATTTTGCGAACAGGCGCGCACGAATCTCGCACAGCTGCAGAACAATCCGCGTTTGAGGGAGGAAGTAGAGGGAGAATTGCGGCGACTGAGCGACGACCAGCGTCAGCAACGTACTGCGGAGGCACAAAAACAGATTGCGGAAAACTGCCAGTAACGACTGGCAGCTCCCGGTTCAGCGCGAAGCGGTGATCAGCAGGTCGAACTCTTTGAGCAATACCTGAAGCTGCCGATCCTTGCCCTGCAGGTTGCGCTGGGCGAAAACCATCTCGGCCATTTCCTGAATGCCCGAGGCATTGGGCAATGGTAGATCCTGTTCGAGGATCATCTTCATCCGCGGCAGGAAGATCCATTGCAGCCATTGCTCGAAATCGAGGGTGTCGACCGAAAACGGCTCAACACTGCTCAGGGCTTCGACCGAGGGCTGGACGTCATCCCACCAGCCCTGGGCGCGCAATTCACGTTCGATCAACAGCAATTGATCGGCGACTTTGGAGAAACGACTGTCCATCACAGCGAAACCTTGGCCTTCTGACGGGCCAGAGTGGCGCCGGCGGAATCACCTTGTTTCTCACGTGCCTGAGCGATCAATTCCCACAGACTGGCCTGCAAGTCCGGACGACCATTGGCCATGGTCAGTGCCCGGCGAGCGGTCTGCTCGGCTTGCGGCGCATCGCCCTGGGCCATGCGCACCTGCGCCAGACGGTAAAGCACTTGCGGCTCGCGCGGCGCTACACGCTGGGCGCGTTCCAGGCTGGAGGACGCGCCGTTGAGGTCGCCACCGGCCTGCTGCTGTTGCGCAGTGCTCAACAGTGCGAGCACCGGACCGTCCAGTTGTTCATCGGCAGACAGACCGCCGCCACTGCTGGCCGAAGGGATGCCGCTCGGCGTCGAAGGCATGCTGTAGCTGCCGGAGCTGATCGGCGCCGACTCGACCGCAGACGGGTTATACGGCCCCGGCGTGATGCCGCCGGACGCCGGGCCCGGAACGATCGGCGAAGTGCTGATCGGTGCCGAAGCCGCTGCGCCGCCCGGCACCATCACCACCACACCGGTATCGCCTTGCGGGATCGCCTGGGTCTGGGCCTGTGCAGGACGCTTCACCGTCGTTTGACGGAAACCGCCGTTGGCCGAAATGCGCTCGCTGTTGGACACGGCGGTGCCAGAGTCCACAACCGGAATCGAACCACGCTGTACGGTGGAGCAGCCGCTGAGCAAAGCCACGGCGGTCACCGCTGGAATCAACCACTTGTTCACTTGAAACCCTCTTTGCTTAATTCATCCAGCCCTTGACCCAATCCATCACCGACTCGCCCGATGCCGGGCTTTCGCCCGCGCAGGAGGCGCCGGGTGGCGGTTCGCTGCCGCGAATATACGGCATCTGCACGGCGCCCGGACAGTTGGCATCGGAGCCTTGGCCGGTACGCGAATCGACCCAGGCCTGCACCACGTTATCCGGCTGCGGCATGTCCAGCGGCAGCGGGTCGGCCTTGCGCATGAAGCTGGTCCAGACCTGCAACGCACCGGTGGCCCCGGTGAACGGCGTCTTGCCGTTGTCGTCACGGCCGAGCCAGACCACCGCCAGCAGATCCTGACTGAAACCGGCGAACCAGCTGTCGCGCGAATCGTTACTGGTACCGGTCTTGCCCGCCAGTGTCAGGGTTCTTGGCAACACGTTATAAACCGAACTACCAGTACCTTCACGCATGACCCGCTGCATGGCGTTCTGGATCAGGTAGATCGAGGCCGGATCGAACCGTTGCTCGATCTGGAACGGATAGCGCTTGAGCGGCTCGCCCTCGGCAGTCAGCACGCTGCGAATCCCGCGCATCGGTGTATTGAAACCACCATTGGCCAGGGTCTGGTACATCGTCGCAACTTCGATCGGCGTCATGCCGCCAGCGCCGAGCAGCATCGACGGGAACGCCGGGAACTCACGGGTCACACCCAGGCGCCCGATGGTCTTGAGGACATTCGGAACACCCACCGCCAGGCCGAGACGCGAGGTCGACAGGTTGTAGGAGTGCGCCAGCCCTTGATAGAGGAACACCGTACCGTGGGACCGTCGGTCGTAGTTCTGCGGCTTCCAGACCTGTCCGTCTGCGCCCTTGATGGAAAGCGGATCATCCGACAGCCAACTGGTCAGCGTGTACTGGCTCGGTTTCTCCAGTGCCGTCAGATAAACCGCAGGCTTGACCAGCGACCCGATCGGCCGCACGGCGTCCAGTGCGCGGTTGAATCCGGCAAAACTTGCCTGACGGCTGCCGATCATCGCCTGGACTTCACCGGTTTCCGGGTTGGTCACGACCATCGCCGCTTCCACATCGTCGGAACCTTTGCGACCGGACAGACGCTTGAAGGTGTCGTTGACCGACGCTTCGGCTTTCATCTGCAGGATCGGATCGAAACTGGTGAAGATCCGCAGGCCTTCTTCGGTCAAGTCTTCGTCGCGATAGTCTTCACGCAGTTGGCGCTTGACCAGATCGATGAAGCCCGGGAAAGAACTGTCGGCCAACTTGCCGCGTGTGGTCACGCCCAGCGGCATTTTCTTCGCGGCGGCCACTTGTTCGGCGGAAGCGACGCCCTGCTGCTCAAGCACGTCGAGCACCAGATTGCGTCGTTCCAGCGCGCGCTCCGGGTTGCGACGCGGGTTGTAATAGGACGGACCTTTGACCATGCCGACCAACAGCGCGACCTGATGCAGCTTCAACTCGGACAAGGGCTGGGCGAAGAAGAACTGGCTGGCCAGACCGAAACCGTGCACCGCACGCTGGCCGTCCTGACCGACAAAGACTTCGTTGAGGTACGCCTCAAGGATTTCCTTTTTGTCGTAATGCAGCTCGAGCAGCATCGCCATCATCGCTTCGGTGAGCTTGCGGGTCAGGCTGCGTTCGTTGGTGAGGTAGAAGTTCTTGACCAGTTGCTGGGTCAGCGTACTGCCGCCCTGGGTCATCTTGCCG
This window encodes:
- a CDS encoding acetolactate synthase 3 large subunit, with translation MELLSGGEMLVRFLRDEGVKYIYGYPGGALLHVYDALFKEPEVTHILVRHEQAATHMADGYARATGKAGVVLVTSGPGATNAITGIATAYMDSIPMVIISGQVPSTMVGTDAFQETDMIGISRPIVKHSFMIKHASEIPEVMKKAFYLAQSGRPGPVVVDIPKDMTNPAEKFEYIFPKKAKLRSYSPAVRGHSGQIRKAAEMLLAAKRPVLYSGGGVILGNGSAPLTELAQMLNLPVTNTLMGLGGYPGTDRQFIGMLGMHGSYTANLAMHHADVILAVGARFDDRVINGAPKFCPNAKIIHIDIDPASISKTIKADVPIVGPVESVLTEMVAILKEIGETPNKDAVASWWKQVDEWRGDRGLFPYDKGDGSKIKPQTVIETLCEVTKGDAFVTSDVGQHQMFAAQYYKFNKPNRWINSGGLGTMGFGLPAAMGIALSFPDTDVACVTGEGSIQMNIQELSTCLQYGLPVKIVILNNGVLGMVRQWQDMSYGSRHSHSYMESLPDFVKLAEAYGHVGVRITESKDLKSKMAEAFALKDRLVVIDISVDTSEHVYPMQIKDGSMRDMWLSKTERT
- a CDS encoding DUF4124 domain-containing protein, whose product is MRTLLLTLLIGASPWCMAGQIYKWVDAQGVTHFDQQPPQGQSSTAVKTPSSPAPIPAALPGSGALGDQKAIDDKVKKQVAEQQNQLKAFCEQARTNLAQLQNNPRLREEVEGELRRLSDDQRQQRTAEAQKQIAENCQ
- a CDS encoding YqcC family protein, which produces MDSRFSKVADQLLLIERELRAQGWWDDVQPSVEALSSVEPFSVDTLDFEQWLQWIFLPRMKMILEQDLPLPNASGIQEMAEMVFAQRNLQGKDRQLQVLLKEFDLLITASR
- the ilvN gene encoding acetolactate synthase small subunit; amino-acid sequence: MRHIISLLLENEPGALSRVVGLFSQRNYNIESLTVAPTEDPTLSRLTLTTVGHDEVIEQITKNLNKLIEVVKLVDLSESAHIERELMLVKVKATGAQRAEIKRTTDIYRGQIVDVSASVYTVQLTGTSDKLDSFIQSIGTASILETVRSGVTGIARGDKVLSI
- the mrcB gene encoding penicillin-binding protein 1B, with amino-acid sequence MTRTRSPRTPKKPASRGLRPWLGWALKLSLVGLVVLAGFAVYLDAVVQEKFSGKRWTIPAKVYARPLELFVGQKLSKDDFLTELDALGYRREAVSNGPGAAAVNGNTVDLNTRGFQFYEGLEKPQPVRVRFSGDYVAELSATNGSKLSVVRLEPLMIGGIYPKNLEDRILIKLDQVPPYLLETLVAVEDRDFYSHWGVSPKSIARAVWVNTSGGKMTQGGSTLTQQLVKNFYLTNERSLTRKLTEAMMAMLLELHYDKKEILEAYLNEVFVGQDGQRAVHGFGLASQFFFAQPLSELKLHQVALLVGMVKGPSYYNPRRNPERALERRNLVLDVLEQQGVASAEQVAAAKKMPLGVTTRGKLADSSFPGFIDLVKRQLREDYRDEDLTEEGLRIFTSFDPILQMKAEASVNDTFKRLSGRKGSDDVEAAMVVTNPETGEVQAMIGSRQASFAGFNRALDAVRPIGSLVKPAVYLTALEKPSQYTLTSWLSDDPLSIKGADGQVWKPQNYDRRSHGTVFLYQGLAHSYNLSTSRLGLAVGVPNVLKTIGRLGVTREFPAFPSMLLGAGGMTPIEVATMYQTLANGGFNTPMRGIRSVLTAEGEPLKRYPFQIEQRFDPASIYLIQNAMQRVMREGTGSSVYNVLPRTLTLAGKTGTSNDSRDSWFAGFSQDLLAVVWLGRDDNGKTPFTGATGALQVWTSFMRKADPLPLDMPQPDNVVQAWVDSRTGQGSDANCPGAVQMPYIRGSEPPPGASCAGESPASGESVMDWVKGWMN
- a CDS encoding tetratricopeptide repeat protein; the protein is MNKWLIPAVTAVALLSGCSTVQRGSIPVVDSGTAVSNSERISANGGFRQTTVKRPAQAQTQAIPQGDTGVVVMVPGGAAASAPISTSPIVPGPASGGITPGPYNPSAVESAPISSGSYSMPSTPSGIPSASSGGGLSADEQLDGPVLALLSTAQQQQAGGDLNGASSSLERAQRVAPREPQVLYRLAQVRMAQGDAPQAEQTARRALTMANGRPDLQASLWELIAQAREKQGDSAGATLARQKAKVSL